The DNA window TGTAGGAGCGAGTAATATACGCCCGCTTTTGTCCATTTCGCCTTCCATTGCATAGCCGAGTAACAGGCGTTGAAGACGACGTTCTTGTGGATTAGTACTAGAAAGCTTACTAAGTTTAAGCTCAATTTCCTCCCATTCGGGGAGGGGGTAAAGTAGCAAACAGTTTTGTGACGTATCGATAGTGCAGACCAGCTGTCCCTGGCAATCATCCAACAGCGACTGACGATACCTTGTAGGTATCGTTAGCCGACCTTTGCTGTCCAGATTAATTGCGTTAGCGCCGCGGAACATTCCCCTAGCCTTTTATTATTATTAGTAGCTCATATTTTTATTATTTTTATTAAGCTGGTTGCACATTATCGAAAAAAACCATTTTTCGCCACTTTGACCCACTTTTGACAGTTTATGTACCATCATGCCCCACTGTCAAGCACATTTGCATCAAAGTTGGTAAATAGTTACAACCCTGAACTGTACATAAACACAGGCTTTGCATAAATTTAAGATATAAAAAAACCACCCGAAGGTGGTTTTTACGTTAGTTTTTAGCTGCTTATATTTTAAGCGCTTAACTTAGCTTTTCTTTTCTTCTTTCGCTTCTTTGTCTTCTTTCGGCACCGGTCTAATCTGAACTGTTTTGATCGGCTTGTCGCCTTTGTTCGATAATTCAACTAAACGGTTCAATTGAGCCAACGACATCATCACTGCATACATCGCGCCTAAGAAACCGGCTTTATGTAATTCAAGAATAACAGTATCGTCTAGTTCATTAAGCTTCTTCTCATTGATGCTCATGATACCTGTAACGTTACGAGCTGTTCCATCTTGGTACTGTATACCAATTTGAATATTCTCTAGCAGGTCAAGCTCCACAACGCGTTTTACGAAACGTTGGTTCAGCATTTCACTGTTTGCTAATTCTGCTAGGAATTGTTGACGATTTTTTAAGAAATCAGTCGGTTCGCCGTCTTCAGTGAATAAAGCTTCACCTTCATCCGCAACTAGATGACTGTTTTCATCGAAGAATACACCCAACTTGTCGCCGTCAGGACGAATATCAAAAGGATAACGCTGTATATTCAATGGTACATGTGGCCCCTGCCATCTTTCTTCTGACCAAAACAAGTTAACGTTCTGATCAACACCAAGCATTGCGACAGTGTGAATATTTTTGTTAGTCGGATCTTCAATGAAGACTACTGGCATTGTTGATGCCAAATGCGCGAACTCACGAATAGTTGCGGCTGCGAGATGCGTCTCTTTTGCGAAGCTAAGATCTAGTTGAGGAATGATTTTTAGATCTTTGTGCTTTGTTTTGTCCAACGGAATATAATTAATAGCCATGTTGTTTTAGTTCTCTTTACTTGTTTTTGATGCGGCTATTTCTAATCGTTAGCACTACATCGTTCAGTCATGAAACTGCCATGAAAGGTTTACGAATAACCAGTTTCATGACGATGAAAATTCGAATCTTACCCAAAGGATAAAGATGTTGATTATCGCTTAAACAAAATTAGAAGTCACTCTGTAACCTAATATTAACAAGTAAAATTAGGCTTTTTTTGTGTTAAGTTGCACAATACTTCACAGGTGACTGATATCGCCAACTTGAAAGCGTACAATTTTTATTCTAATTGTGATAATTAATCGTTTTCAGTAAAACAACAATTAAAAGCAAAAGAAATACACAAAAGTAACTGACTAAGAATACCTTTTAAAATAACTAATCCAAAAGGACTGCCAATGCGAAAACAATCCACCGCTATCTTGACGATACTGTCATCACTAATGCTAACTGCTTGCAATGCAACAGTCTCAGCACCAATTAACGAAACCAACGCTCAGGCAGCAAAACGAATCACGCAACAAAATATTATTGTTGATGGACATATAGATGTGCCCTACCGACTGCAAAATCAATGGGTAGACGTAACAAAAAGTACAGAAGATGGCGATTTTGATTACCCAAGAGCAGTCGAAGGAGGCTTAAATGCGCCTTTTATGTCCATCTACGTCCCTGCAAGCTTGGATAACTCCCCTGAGTCGACAGCTTTGGCACACAGGTTAATTGACTATGTTGAAGCCATTGTGGGCCGTGCTCCCGATAAATTTGCGTTGGCATATTCTGTGGCCGATGTAGAGCAAAATTTCAAAGATAATAAAATTTCGCTGCCGATGGGGATGGAAAACGGTTCCCCTGTGCAAGGTTCTCTCGACACCTTACGCATGTTTCATGAACGCGGAATACGATATATCACCTTGGCCCATAGCCAGAGCAACCACATTAGCGATTCCTCTTACGACCTGCGTAGGCAGTGGAAAGGCTTAAGTCCTTTCGGCAAGGAAATGGTGCTGGAAATGAACAAACTTGGCATCATCGTTGATATCTCACACGTATCAGACGCTGCATTTTATCAGGCAGTTGATATAAGCATAGCCCCTGTCATTGCGTCACATTCATCGTTACGAACGTTTACGCCTGGGTTTGAACGCAATATGAACGACGACATGATTAAAGCCTTAGCAAAAAACCAAGGCGTTATTATGATTAACTTCGGCTCAAGCTTTGTGAGCCCTGTAGCACGCTCATGGCGTGACAACCGAACGCAAAAAGCAGACGAATTAGCCAAAGTGTTTGGTAAAGATAGTCAAGAAGTTAAAGACTTTGAGGAAAAATATAACACTGAAAGTCCTTACCCATTTGCCACTCTTGAAATTGTGCTTGATCATATTGACCACGTGGTACAGTTAGTCGGGATTGACTATGTTGGTATCGGCTCTGATTACGATGGTGTGGGCGACTCATTGCCGATTAATCTCAAAGATGTTTCTGACTTTCCGAACTTGGTAGAAGGATTACTAGAGCGCGGGTATTCCGAAAACGACATTAAAAAGATCCTGAACGAAAACGTGCTGCGCGTATGGCGTGACGTTGAGGCGGTTGCGAAAGCAAATTAGCAACAACTGAAGTAAAGATAATCTGCACTGCCATCGGTTTATAAAACCTGAAGGCAGTGTTAACTTTAGTTGCAGCAAACTCGCCTTGTTAATGTATAATCGCGTAAATTAATTTAGAGGTATCTCGCAATGAAACTAATCGTACG is part of the Glaciecola nitratireducens FR1064 genome and encodes:
- the mraZ gene encoding division/cell wall cluster transcriptional repressor MraZ; this encodes MFRGANAINLDSKGRLTIPTRYRQSLLDDCQGQLVCTIDTSQNCLLLYPLPEWEEIELKLSKLSSTNPQERRLQRLLLGYAMEGEMDKSGRILLAPTLRQHAALDKQIMLVGQLNKFEIWDADVWQKQISEDIETEKQGQFELTERLQDFSL
- a CDS encoding SapC family protein — its product is MAINYIPLDKTKHKDLKIIPQLDLSFAKETHLAAATIREFAHLASTMPVVFIEDPTNKNIHTVAMLGVDQNVNLFWSEERWQGPHVPLNIQRYPFDIRPDGDKLGVFFDENSHLVADEGEALFTEDGEPTDFLKNRQQFLAELANSEMLNQRFVKRVVELDLLENIQIGIQYQDGTARNVTGIMSINEKKLNELDDTVILELHKAGFLGAMYAVMMSLAQLNRLVELSNKGDKPIKTVQIRPVPKEDKEAKEEKKS
- a CDS encoding dipeptidase; amino-acid sequence: MRKQSTAILTILSSLMLTACNATVSAPINETNAQAAKRITQQNIIVDGHIDVPYRLQNQWVDVTKSTEDGDFDYPRAVEGGLNAPFMSIYVPASLDNSPESTALAHRLIDYVEAIVGRAPDKFALAYSVADVEQNFKDNKISLPMGMENGSPVQGSLDTLRMFHERGIRYITLAHSQSNHISDSSYDLRRQWKGLSPFGKEMVLEMNKLGIIVDISHVSDAAFYQAVDISIAPVIASHSSLRTFTPGFERNMNDDMIKALAKNQGVIMINFGSSFVSPVARSWRDNRTQKADELAKVFGKDSQEVKDFEEKYNTESPYPFATLEIVLDHIDHVVQLVGIDYVGIGSDYDGVGDSLPINLKDVSDFPNLVEGLLERGYSENDIKKILNENVLRVWRDVEAVAKAN